A genomic segment from Alphaproteobacteria bacterium encodes:
- the tssC gene encoding type VI secretion system contractile sheath large subunit, whose protein sequence is MAAETSTQAQAGATTTEAEGFSLLDQAIGATKQTDANEAQDLLKALTEQAMAGTVKFSRNLAQTITKAIEMIDGKISKQLAEIMHHEKFLKLEGTWRGLNYLVMNSETGENMKIRVLNITKRQLLNDFAKATEFDQSMLFKKIYENEFGTPGGEPYGCMVGDFEFSNHPDDIELLRGLAGVAAASFAPFISSASAKMFDVGDFRDLKEVRDLKKGFEGGKYIGWRGLRESEDSRFLCLTMPRALARVPYGKDTKPIEEFDYEEGEPGRALSHDHYCWMNSAFVYAQRLTNAFSQYGWCTAIRGAEGGGKVEGLPSHVFESDDGDFDQKCPTEFAITDRREKELSDLGFMPLSHYKNTDYAVFFGAQTVHKPQKYDRPEATENAAISARLPYIMASSRFAHYLKIMGRDKVGSFMERGDVEKWLNRWISNYVNSNPDAGQETKAKYPLREARVTVVEVPGSPGSYSAVAHLRPWLQMEELTASLRMVARIPAQAK, encoded by the coding sequence ATGGCCGCCGAAACCTCGACCCAGGCACAAGCCGGCGCAACGACGACCGAGGCCGAAGGCTTCTCGTTGCTCGACCAGGCGATTGGCGCCACCAAGCAGACCGACGCCAACGAGGCCCAGGACCTGCTGAAGGCTCTTACCGAGCAGGCGATGGCCGGCACGGTGAAGTTCAGCCGCAACCTGGCGCAGACCATCACCAAGGCCATCGAGATGATCGATGGCAAGATCTCCAAGCAGCTCGCCGAGATCATGCACCACGAGAAGTTCCTCAAGCTCGAGGGAACGTGGCGCGGTCTCAACTACCTCGTGATGAACAGCGAGACCGGCGAGAACATGAAGATCCGTGTTCTCAACATCACCAAGCGGCAGCTGCTGAACGACTTCGCCAAGGCGACCGAGTTCGACCAGAGCATGCTGTTCAAGAAGATCTATGAGAACGAGTTCGGCACGCCGGGCGGCGAGCCGTACGGCTGCATGGTCGGCGATTTCGAGTTCTCCAACCATCCGGACGACATCGAGCTGCTGCGCGGCCTTGCCGGCGTCGCCGCGGCCTCGTTCGCGCCGTTCATCTCCTCGGCCAGCGCCAAGATGTTCGACGTGGGCGACTTCCGCGACCTCAAGGAGGTCCGCGACCTCAAGAAGGGCTTCGAGGGCGGCAAGTACATCGGCTGGCGCGGCCTGCGCGAGAGCGAGGACTCGCGCTTCCTGTGCCTGACCATGCCGCGCGCGCTCGCCCGCGTGCCGTACGGCAAGGACACCAAGCCGATCGAGGAGTTCGACTACGAGGAGGGCGAGCCTGGCCGCGCGCTGTCGCACGACCACTATTGCTGGATGAACTCCGCCTTCGTCTACGCCCAGCGCCTGACCAACGCCTTCTCGCAGTACGGCTGGTGCACCGCCATCCGCGGCGCCGAGGGCGGCGGCAAGGTGGAAGGCCTGCCGAGCCACGTGTTCGAGAGCGACGACGGCGACTTCGACCAGAAGTGCCCGACCGAGTTCGCGATCACCGACCGGCGCGAGAAGGAGCTGTCGGATCTCGGCTTCATGCCGCTGTCGCACTACAAGAACACCGACTACGCCGTGTTCTTCGGCGCGCAGACGGTGCACAAGCCGCAGAAGTACGACCGCCCCGAGGCGACGGAGAACGCCGCCATCTCGGCGCGCCTGCCGTACATCATGGCGTCGTCGCGCTTCGCCCACTACCTGAAGATCATGGGCCGCGACAAGGTCGGCTCCTTCATGGAGCGCGGCGACGTCGAGAAGTGGCTGAACCGCTGGATCAGCAACTACGTCAACTCCAACCCGGACGCCGGCCAGGAGACCAAGGCCAAGTACCCGCTGCGCGAGGCCCGCGTGACGGTGGTCGAGGTCCCGGGCTCGCCGGGCTCCTACTCGGCCGTGGCGCATCTGCGTCCGTGGCTGCAGATGGAAGAGCTGACGGCGTCGCTGCGAATGGTCGCGCGCATCCCGGCGCAGGCCAAGTGA
- the tssC gene encoding type VI secretion system contractile sheath large subunit yields MAAPDEVPPSADTGPTGISLAELGLDLPTSATDVAGAAAPTPSDVSHDQAPPPPAEEPVAEAPSVPALTQAELDDRNAWTRRAIDRLIAAIDRMMSAQVDEILHHPKVQRLEASWRGVMWLIRTADGSKWIRIKILNMTWMELTRDIDRALEFDQSQIFDKVYTQEFDTPGGIPYGLIIADYEPSKHPRDIATLRGLSSAVGAAHTPTVLGCSPALFGVDGFRELVSTIDLGALFQRTEFTAWRGFCSSTEDARYLGFVLPRVLMRKPYRNDGSRADGFVYNETTHLRSGRAWLWGSAAYAFGAVVVRSFATYGWFADIRGAGRDLTGGGLVDDMPTPWFTTDRPGVGIRVPVEIQLTERQEKEFSDVGFIPLVPARLTAFAAFHSNQSSWQPPRYDKAAARMNAKLSSMLQQILCVSRFAHFIKVMARDEVGSFRTADECRNKLVKWLQTYTQTNDEAPLEVKARYPLRDADIEVTELVGKPGSFAVVARLQPQFQLDEIGANFNLVSTIRTQNAA; encoded by the coding sequence GTGGCCGCGCCCGACGAGGTTCCGCCTTCCGCGGATACCGGACCCACCGGTATTTCGCTGGCGGAACTCGGCCTCGATCTCCCGACGTCGGCTACCGATGTAGCCGGCGCCGCGGCGCCGACACCGTCCGACGTATCCCACGACCAGGCGCCTCCGCCGCCGGCCGAAGAGCCGGTTGCGGAGGCGCCGTCCGTTCCGGCCCTGACGCAGGCCGAGCTCGACGATCGCAACGCGTGGACGCGTCGCGCCATCGACCGGCTGATCGCGGCCATCGATCGCATGATGTCGGCCCAGGTCGACGAGATCCTGCATCACCCCAAGGTCCAGCGTCTCGAGGCCTCGTGGCGCGGCGTGATGTGGTTGATCCGTACCGCCGACGGCTCCAAGTGGATCCGCATCAAGATCCTCAACATGACCTGGATGGAGCTGACGCGCGACATCGACCGCGCGCTGGAGTTCGATCAGAGCCAGATCTTCGACAAGGTCTACACCCAGGAATTCGACACGCCCGGCGGCATACCCTACGGCCTGATCATCGCCGACTACGAGCCGTCCAAGCACCCGCGCGACATCGCCACCCTGCGCGGCCTGTCGAGCGCCGTCGGCGCGGCGCACACGCCGACGGTGCTCGGCTGCTCGCCGGCGCTGTTCGGCGTCGATGGCTTTCGCGAGCTGGTGTCGACCATCGACCTCGGCGCGCTGTTCCAGCGTACCGAGTTCACGGCGTGGCGCGGCTTCTGTTCGTCGACCGAGGACGCGCGCTACCTCGGCTTCGTGCTGCCGCGCGTGCTGATGCGCAAGCCCTACCGCAACGACGGCAGCCGCGCCGACGGCTTCGTGTACAACGAGACGACGCATCTGCGCAGCGGCCGTGCCTGGCTGTGGGGCTCTGCGGCCTACGCCTTCGGCGCCGTGGTCGTGCGCTCCTTCGCGACCTATGGATGGTTCGCCGACATCCGTGGCGCCGGTCGCGACCTGACCGGCGGCGGGCTGGTCGACGACATGCCGACGCCCTGGTTCACCACCGACCGGCCGGGCGTGGGCATCCGCGTGCCGGTGGAGATCCAACTCACCGAGCGGCAGGAGAAGGAATTCTCCGACGTCGGTTTCATCCCGCTGGTGCCGGCGCGGCTCACGGCGTTCGCCGCCTTCCACTCCAACCAGTCATCCTGGCAGCCGCCGCGCTACGACAAGGCGGCGGCGCGAATGAACGCCAAGCTGTCCTCGATGCTGCAGCAGATTCTCTGCGTCTCGCGCTTCGCGCATTTCATCAAGGTGATGGCGCGCGACGAGGTCGGCAGCTTCCGCACCGCCGACGAGTGTCGCAACAAGCTGGTGAAGTGGCTGCAGACCTACACGCAGACCAACGACGAGGCCCCGCTCGAGGTCAAGGCAAGGTATCCGCTGCGCGATGCGGATATCGAGGTCACGGAACTGGTGGGAAAGCCCGGCAGCTTCGCCGTCGTGGCGCGGCTGCAGCCGCAATTCCAGCTCGACGAGATCGGCGCGAATTTCAATCTCGTCAGCACGATACGCACGCAGAACGCGGCGTGA
- a CDS encoding tetratricopeptide repeat protein encodes MATDARALFRDGNLDGAIEAATAQVRDNPNDAEARALLADFQCFAGAFDKADRQLDIIGTQNTKLAVAVAQTRQVIRGAIARQEVFEKGRAPDVVTEPDGFVAASLQALLALREGDSKRASEILAEAEELRVKVAGRRDGDKPFDDFRDADDLSAGILEVISVTGKYFWVPMHKVVSIRFEKSARPRDLLWRPAAVEVRDGPEGVVYIPATYPTIPAGPEATALRLGRATDWQGGEGEVVRGVGLRLFVVGEDGVGIDELSEVDFESASA; translated from the coding sequence ATGGCGACGGACGCAAGGGCTCTATTCCGCGACGGCAATCTCGACGGCGCGATCGAGGCGGCTACCGCCCAGGTGCGCGACAATCCCAACGATGCCGAGGCGCGCGCGTTGCTCGCCGACTTCCAGTGCTTCGCCGGTGCCTTCGACAAGGCCGATCGCCAGCTCGACATCATCGGCACGCAGAACACCAAGCTCGCCGTCGCCGTGGCGCAGACACGCCAGGTGATCCGCGGAGCCATCGCGCGCCAGGAGGTCTTCGAGAAGGGCCGGGCGCCCGACGTCGTGACCGAGCCCGACGGCTTCGTCGCCGCCAGCCTGCAGGCGCTGCTGGCGTTGCGCGAGGGCGACAGCAAGCGGGCCAGCGAGATCCTCGCCGAGGCCGAGGAGCTGCGCGTCAAGGTCGCCGGCAGGCGCGACGGCGACAAGCCTTTCGACGACTTCCGCGACGCCGACGACCTCAGCGCCGGCATCCTCGAGGTGATCTCGGTCACCGGAAAGTACTTCTGGGTGCCGATGCACAAGGTCGTGTCGATCCGCTTCGAGAAATCGGCGCGGCCGCGCGACCTGCTGTGGCGGCCGGCGGCGGTCGAGGTGCGTGACGGGCCCGAGGGCGTCGTCTACATTCCCGCCACCTATCCGACGATTCCGGCCGGTCCCGAGGCGACGGCGCTGCGACTCGGTCGCGCCACGGACTGGCAAGGCGGCGAGGGCGAGGTAGTGCGCGGCGTCGGCCTGCGCCTGTTCGTCGTCGGCGAAGACGGTGTCGGCATCGACGAGCTGTCGGAGGTCGATTTCGAGTCCGCGAGTGCCTGA